The proteins below come from a single Garra rufa chromosome 3, GarRuf1.0, whole genome shotgun sequence genomic window:
- the LOC141332472 gene encoding uncharacterized protein produces METQKEDPSFLDKRPQAVEANGGSQSHQQSSLPELRLVLLGRKGAGKSSAGNTILGLAGGFETGKATEECVKRRADVAGRRVTVVDTPGWEWYYSVNGTPGWVRRETKRSMSLCPPGPHAVLLVVRSCTSVTVDYHRQIEEHLELLGKAVWDHTLVLFTRGDELGSVPIEQRIRNGGKAFQTLLERCGNRFHVLENKRRADDGSQVRELMRKMDKLVEERGGRYYQTDLLLLELEVESKRRARERRKKQRLMEAQTHRGTIRAVLMNDNPQIEDQDEKNLFSRGSRRLPELRLVLLGERETGKSSAGNAILGRPGYFQSKEATEECSRQQTEVSNRLVTVVDVPGWEGGPEGLTPERVKREIGLSVTLCPPGPHAFLLTLRVDALVQAQAVREHLELLGEAVWRHTLLLFTRGDQLREGVTIEQHIQGGGKDLRWLVERCSNRFHVISSNSCLKSGNSKTQITELLEKIEKMVAGNRCEAFSPLVHEIQELGRQKNEKFQLKVKEFSDKLQRQEEELKKMKEREVRSIRWFFERRKKDKVLSPGKAEREEVPYRGEDDRRSVMGELEERMAWLTEDKERELQELTAEMSKVMVTLRQGLKEKEQLQMRLEEREREGEELKEKVEELQMKLLEMERMGAMKEQERKEREAEIQHVHLDEMKELQSKLFDAEKENDRMRGNVEEGLKEMDASQRRHEEEKQEMEKKLKERDNEIEQNLREIEEVKLNAVSREKEQGKRFSENLEKREKEMDKLREVIEMMTKEMEQLRMSYQEQVKTTEAEREMHAGTVGKYNTLIDKLVGKDEEIERTMREKEKELHRNAETQEKLQRKDDEIVKFRQRDQEKEREIENLKRNISEKQKDIEKLKDTVQANLEKHTSEVQVLTEELKTREKEIEKLKQRDLEKDENIDKLKQNISGKQTDIEKLKDSIDENAAQVKLLQDELKLKEEENEKLRQRDQEKEREIDQLRQNISEKQKDAEKLKDDIEAHIKESADQLKHLEDELKIKVEEITKLRQRDLDKDREIHTLKKNITGQQQDAEKLKHSMQSITEESVAQLKRLEEVLKIKDNEIIQLRTSDLEKDREMNTLCENVSERQKEVEKLKESIQAHVEESAAHLKHLEEELQRKDDEIAKLNQKELEKDKEMDTRLQNINKEHRKEIEKLENSIRAITEEAATQLKHLEEEFDGKIEAYKRKNMMIEEEMEKIRRQYEETKRCLDELTQQTREERERNNILQNVNAELQKELEELKCKCESYEKDLQTSVKRYEKQMKEMKRLEQQTDELKSMLEEKEKEKESDIQDMKAYYEKRLRERHEEHEMKEIEKEQELYSREREVEKKEEKLAQHKQDLITREDEINRREQDLEVQMYRIREEEKNLENESQSNKRLAVDLVRMREEIEKRAEDLMAREENLKVQEQQIKLKKDEQQAMEKILETKEKEMKDLTEKQEKNMENLRQQMERKEQELMETEANFAKEQHRLKEEEKTLEMLRANLETKEGELNKREQTWEAKTQELSKISEEFENTKHNVEKWQAELSNKEHDLLQKINGLQIKEQELAQREQDLELKGQRLMEQHQDMENKRQNQFDELESIREALGNKEQELIKGEEALSQREQKLKSEEIYLEKRQQVMQNREQQHKDMLHDLKKQQDVLKDRERSLDTRETDVHQRELELAKRDNNMTDKHKLLQTQELDLKTKASDFENKTQMLDLLKATLDGREKELEECQNQLESKMLELNKEQDKMKKKREELEKWEKYLYNTELKKIQKEPFSGYQQLTNSTEFNGKRIEAEDIHQTYQEVGVDGGICDAKDTRSKERMELATKNHANNRSIKIQRVKRTLEAKQNEEDCESDEDFFESSSTSFQPTLHTPWPVSELRLVLLGDSWSSRHPARCTIVGPDADKSNPWRGEISGRQLTIIEPQGLKWRSGSDSKEISQKHLSQSISLCQPGPHAFILVTPAYVSFTGQYRRAVERTMSALGEASWRHTIVLLTWAETLGESIQQHVKRNSDLERLVQKCGNRCYVLDNGHRESHMVKLLKKVEEMLGENNGQYYCTKWTENEY; encoded by the exons ATGGAAACACAGAAAGAGGATCCCTCATTCTTGG ACAAGAGGCCGCAGGCTGTTGAGGCCAATGGAGGAAGTCAGAGTCACCAGCAATCATCTCTTCCTGAACTTCGCTTGGTTTTACTAGGCCGCAAAGGTGCTGGAAAAAGCTCAGCAGGAAATACCATCCTAGGCCTGGCAGGAGGGTTTGAGACGGGCAAAGCGACCGAAGAGTGTGTGAAGAGACGAGCCGACGTGGCAGGAAGGCGTGTTACGGTTGTGGACACCCCAGGCTGGGAATGGTACTATTCAGTGAATGGGACTCCTGGTTGGGTCAGGAGAGAAACGAAGCGAAGCATGTCCTTGTGTCCACCAGGTCCCCACGCCGTCCTTCTAGTGGTGCGATCCTGTACATCAGTGACAGTCGACTATCATCGACAAATCGAGGAACACCTGGAACTGCTGGGCAAAGCAGTGTGGGATCACACGCTAGTGCTGTTCACACGAGGGGACGAACTGGGCTCCGTACCCATCGAACAGAGGATTCGAAATGGAGGCAAGGCCTTCCAGACGCTTCTGGAACGGTGTGGTAACAGGTTCCACGTTTTGGAGAACAAGCGGCGTGCTGACGATGGATCGCAGGTGAGGGAACTGATGAGGAAGATGGATAAACTGGTGGAAGAGAGAGGAGGAAGATATTATCAGACCGATCTGCTGCTTCTGGAGCTGGAGGTGGAGAGCAAACGCAGGGCACGAGAAAGGAGGAAGAAACAGAGGCTGATGGAGGCTCAGACGCACAGAGGAACCATCAGAGCTGTGCTGATGA ATGATAATCCGCAAATTGAAGACCAGGATGAGAAGAACCTGTTCTCCAGAGGTTCAAGGCGTCTCCCAGAGCTGAGACTGGTTCTGCTGGGAGAGAGGGAGACGGGGAAAAGCTCTGCCGGGAACGCTATCCTCGGAAGACCGGGATACTTTCAAAGCAAAGAGGCCACCGAGGAGTGTTCGAGACAGCAGACAGAGGTTTCTAACAGACTGGTGACGGTTGTGGATGTGCCCGGATGGGAGGGCGGACCAGAGGGATTGACTCCAGAGAGAGTGAAGCGAGAGATCGGACTGAGCGTGACGCTGTGTCCTCCTGGACCTCATGCATTTTTACTGACATTGAGAGTGGATGCGCTTGTCCAAGCGCAAGCAGTGCGGGAGCACTTGGAGCTTTTGGGAGAAGCAGTTTGGAGACATACGCTGCTTCTGTTCACAAGGGGTGACCAGCTACGAGAGGGAGTCACCATTGAGCAGCACATCCAAGGAGGAGGAAAGGATCTCCGTTGGTTGGTGGAACGATGTTCAAATAGGTTCCACGTCATCAGCAGCAACTCCTGTTTGAAATCTGGGAATTCCAAAACACAGATAACGGAACTTCTGGAGAAGATCGAGAAGATGGTGGCGGGAAACCGTTGCGAGGCCTTTTCACCACTAGTGCATGAGATTCAAGAGTTAGGAAGACAAAAGAACGAGAAATTTCAGCTGAAGGTTAAGGAGTTTAGCGATAAGCTTCAACGGCAGGAAGAAGAACTGAAGAAGATGAAGGAACGAGAGGTCAGGAGCATTCGGTGGTTTTTCGAAAGACGCAAAAAAGACAAAGTGCTATCTCCAGGGAAGGCAGAGAGGGAAGAGGTGCCGTACCGAGGAGAAGATGACAGGAGAAGCGTGATGGGTGAGCTGGAAGAGAGGATGGCGTGGTTGACGGAAGACAAGGAGCGAGAGTTACAAGAGTTGACTGCTGAAATGAGCAAAGTCATGGTGACTCTCCGTCAGGGACTGAAGGAGAAAGAGCAACTGCAGATGAGATTAGAGGAACGAGAGCGGGAGGGAGAAGAACTTAAAGAGAAAGTGGAAGAACTTCAGATGAAACTGCTGGAAATGGAGCGCATGGGTGCCATGAAAGAACAGGAGCGAAAAGAAAGAGAGGCTGAGATTCAGCATGTGCACTTGGATGAGATGAAGGAACTTCAAAGCAAACTGTTTGACGCTGAGAAAGAGAATGATAGAATGAGAGGAAACGTTGAAGAAGGTCTAAAAGAGATGGATGCATCACAACGCAGGCATGAAGAAGAAAAGCAAGAGATGGAGAAGAAACTAAAAGAAAGGGATAATGAAATTGAACAAAATTTGAGAGAAATCGAAGAGGTGAAACTGAACGCTGTGAGCAGAGAAAAAGAACAAGGCAAGAGATTCAGTGAAAACCTtgagaagagagagaaagagatggaCAAGCTGAGAGAGGTGATAGAGATGATGACCAAGGAGATGGAGCAGCTACGGATGTCTTATCAAGAGCAAGTGAAAACGACAGAAGCTGAGAGAGAAATGCATGCAGGAACTGTGGGAAAATACAACACACTTATTGATAAACTCGTAGGGAAGGATGAGGAAATCGAGCGAACcatgagagagaaagaaaaggagCTTCATCGAAATGCTGAAACACAAGAGAAACTTCAGCGAAAAGATGATGAAATAGTCAAATTTAGACAAAGAGATCAGGAAAAGGAGCGAGAAATTGAGAACCTGAAGCGGAACATTAGCGAAAAACAGAAGGATATAGAAAAGTTGAAAGACACTGTCCAGGCAAATCTTGAAAAACACACAAGTGAAGTTCAAGTTTTGACAGAGGAGTTGAAAACAAGAGAAAAAGAAATAGAGAAATTAAAACAAAGAGACCTGGAGAAAGACGAAAACATTGACAAACTAAAGCAAAACATTAGCGGAAAACAAACTGATATTGAAAAGTTAAAAGACAGTATTGATGAAAATGCAGCTCAGGTGAAACTTTTACAGGATGAATTGAAGTTGAAAGAAGAGGAAAATGAAAAATTAAGGCAGAGAGACCAGGAGAAAGAGCGAGAGATTGACCAGCTTAGGCAAAACATTAGCGAAAAACAGAAAGACGCTGAAAAGTTAAAAGACGATATTGAAGCACATATCAAAGAAAGTGCGGATCAACTCAAGCATTTGGAGGATGAGCTGAAAATAAAAGTAGAGGAAATAACCAAGTTAAGACAGAGAGACCTGGACAAAGACAGAGAAATTCACACACTTAAGAAAAATATTACTGGCCAGCAGCAGGAtgctgaaaaattaaaacacagcaTGCAGTCGATTACTGAAGAAAGTGTTGCTCAATTGAAGCGTTTAGAGGAAGTATTGAAAATAAAAGACAATGAAATAATCCAATTAAGAACAAGTGACCTCGAGAAAGACAGAGAAATGAACACACTGTGTGAAAATGTTAGCGAAAGACAGAAAGAGGTTGAAAAGTTAAAAGAGAGTATTCAGGCACATGTTGAGGAAAGTGCTGCTCACCTCAAACACTTAGAAGAAGAACTACAAAGAAAAGATGATGAAATAGCCAAATTAAATCAAAAAGAGTTGGAAAAAGATAAAGAAATGGACACGCGGCTGCAAAACATCAACAAAGAGCATAGAAAAGAAATAGAAAAGCTGGAAAACAGCATTCGAGCAATTACTGAAGAAGCTGCTACTCAACTAAAACATCTAGAGGAAGAGTTTGACGGAAAGATAGAGGCCTACAAAAGAAAGAATATGATGATAGAAGAGGAGATGGAAAAAATAAGAAGACAGTATGAGGAAACAAAAAGATGCTTGGATGAGCTGACACAACAGACCAGAGAAGAACGAGAACGAAATAATATCCTACAAAATGTGAACGCAGAACTACAGAAAGAACTAGAAGAGCTGAAGTGCAAATGTGAGAGCTATGAGAAAGATCTTCAGACTTCAGTTAAGCGCTATGAGAAACAGATGAAGGAAATGAAAAGgttagaacaacagacagacgaGTTAAAAAGCATGCTGGAGGAGaaggagaaagagaaagagagcgaTATCCAAGACATGAAGGCGTATTATGAGAAAAGACTAAGAGAAAGACATGAAGAGCATGAGATGAAAGAGATAGAGAAAGAACAAGAGCTTTATAGCAGAGAGAGGGAGGTAGAAAAGAAGGAAGAGAAATTGGCACAACACAAACAAGATTTGATAACTAGAGAGGATGAAATTAATAGGCGAGAACAGGATTTGGAAGTGCAAATGTATAGGATAAGAGAAGAGGAGAAGAATCTGGAAAATGAGAGTCAGAGTAACAAACGTCTGGCTGTAGATCTGGTGCGAATGAGAGAGGAGATTGAGAAAAGAGCGGAGGATCTTATGGCTAGAGAGGAAAATTTAAAGGTGCAGGAGCAGCAAATAAAACTCAAAAAGGATGAGCAACAAGCAATGGAAAAGATACTGGAGACCAAGGAAAAGGAAATGAAAGATCTGACTGAAAAGCAAGAGAAAAATATGGAAAACCTTAGACAGCAAATGGAGAGGAAAGAGCAAGAGCTGATGGAAACAGAGGCAAATTTTGCCAAAGAACAACACAGGCTTAAGGAAGAAGAGAAAACTTTGGAGATGCTTAGAGCAAATCTGGAAACTAAAGAAGGTGAACTTAATAAACGAGAGCAGACGTGGGAAGCGAAAACCCAAGAGCTTTCAAAGATTTCAGAGGAATTTGAAAATACCAAACACAATGTGGAGAAATGGCAAGCTGAGTTGAGTAATAAGGAACATGATCTTCTACAAAAAATAAATGGACTGCAGATAAAGGAGCAAGAACTTGCCCAAAGAGAGCAGGACCTTGAACTCAAAGGTCAAAGGCTGATGGAGCAACATCAAGATATGGAAAATAAGAGGCAAAACCAGTTTGATGAACTTGAGAGCATTAGAGAAGCATTAGGAAACAAGGAGCAAGAGCTGATAAAAGGCGAAGAAGCACTCTCTCAAAGAGAGCAGAAGCTGAAGAGTGAAGAAATCTATTTGGAGAAAAGACAGCAAGTCATGCAAAATAGGGAACAACAGCATAAAGACATGTTGCATGATCTGAAGAAACAGCAGGATGTGTTGAAAGACAGAGAACGCTCTTTAGATACCAGAGAAACAGACGTGCACCAACGGGAATTGGAGCTCGCTAAGAGAGATAATAACATGACAGACAAACACAAACTTTTGCAAACCCAAGAGTTAGATCTGAAAACGAAAGCGAGTGATTTTGAGAACAAAACACAAATGCTAGACCTTCTGAAAGCAACACTAGACGGGAGAGAGAAAGAGCTTGAGGAATGTCAAAACCAACTAGAGAGCAAAATGCTGGAGCTAAATAAAGAACAAGACAAGATGAAAAAGAAGCGAGAGGAACTTGAGAAATGGGAGAAGTATTTGTATAACACAGAGCTCAAAAAGATACAAAAAGAGCCTTTCTCAGGGTATCAGCAATTGACAAACAGCACTGAATTTAATGGGAAACGAATTGAAGCTGAAGACATCCATCAAACGTATCAAGAAGTTGGAGTAGATGGTGGCATTTGCGATGCAAAAGACACAAGAAGTAAAGAGCGAATGGAGTTGGCTACAAAAAACCATGCAAATAACAGATCGATAAAGATCCAGAGGGTTAAACGAACACTGGAGGCCAAGCAAAATGAAGAAGATTGCGAAAGTGATGAAGACTTCTTTGAATCTTCAAGCACCAGTTTTCAACCTACCCTGCACACACCCTGGCCTGTATCTGAGCTAAGGCTGGTGCTTTTAGGAGACTCCTGGTCGTCCCGTCACCCAGCGAGATGCACCATTGTGGGGCCTGATGCAGATAAAAGCAACCCTTGGAGGGGAGAGATATCCGGCAGACAACTCACTATCATAGAGCCTCAGGGCCTGAAATGGAGATCTGGATCTGATAGTAAAGAAATATCTCAAAAACACCTCTCTCAAAGTATCTCTCTCTGTCAGCCTGGACCACATGCATTCATCCTGGTGACTCCTGCTTACGTTTCCTTCACTGGCCAGTACAGGCGTGCAGTGGAACGTACCATGTCTGCACTAGGAGAAGCATCATGGAGGCACACTATTGTTCTACTCACCTGGGCAGAAACATTAGGAGAGAGCATCCAGCAGCATGTGAAGAGAAACAGTGACTTGGAGAGGCTGGTTCAGAAGTGCGGGAATAGATGCTATGTGCTTGACAATGGACACAGGGAATCTCACATGGTGAAGTTGCTGAAGAAGGTTGAAGAGATGCTGGGAGAAAACAATGGGCAATACTACTGTACAAAATGGACTGAAAATGAGTATTAA